In the Natronoglycomyces albus genome, AGCTCGCCGTCCTCGATGACATGCCCGGCCTCAACCGAGGCTTCGTCAGGTGAACCGGCGGGCTGGTCGCCCAAGCGTTTGAGCCGCCTCCGCAGCGTCTCTTGCAACGCGGAGAGGTCGTCAGTGCGTTCGCCCTTGATGACAAAACGGCGATACTCGCTCTTACGGGGGAGCCCCTCTTCGAACACGACCATCGAGGCCACAACGTCACTGCCGTGAGATTGGGACACGTCATAACACTCGATCCGCAGCGGCGCCTCCGCCATTTCCAACGCCTCGCCCAATTCCTCCAACGCTTTCGATCGCGAGGTCAGGTCAGAGGCTCGCTTGAGCTTGTGTCGTTGCAAGGCTTCTTCGGCATTGCGGCGCACAGTGTCGGCCAGCGATCGCTTGTCTCCGCGTTGCGGTACCCGCAAGACGACCCGGGCACCTCGTTTCTCCCGTAGCCACGAGGAGAGCGCCTCGGCATCGTCGGGCAAAGCTGGGACGAGAATTTCGCGCGGGAGGTCGTGAGCTGCCTCGGCGTAGAACTGGCTAAAGAAACTCTCCACGATCCCGGCCTCCCCCAGCGGCTCTGGTTTGTCGATAATCCAACCACGTTGGCCCCTAATGCGGCCGTTGCGCACGTGGAAAACCTGAACGGCCGCCTGTAGGTCGTCGTCGGCCACGCCGACCACATCGCAATCGGTGTCCTCCGACAGCACGACCACTTGTTTTTCCAGCGCCTTGTCGAGGGCGGCCAAATCGTCGCGAACTCGGGCGGCCTTCTCAAACTCCAGGTTCTCAGAGGCCTCCTGCATCTGGGCGATGAGACGCTTGCGTACCGCTGAGGTGTTGCCTCCCAGGAAAGAACAGAAATCGTCCACAATGGCACGATGTTCGGCCTCGGACACTCGTTGCACGCAAGGAGCCGCGCACTTGCCGATGTCGGCCAACAGACACGGCCGCCCCATGCGACGGGCTCGCTTGAACTCGGAGGGCGAACACGTCCGGGCGGGAAAGACCCGCAACAGGGAGTCGACCGTGTCGCGAATGGCCCACGCGTGCGAGTAGGGCCCGAAGTACCGCACGCCTTTCTTGCGATCCCCGCGCATGACCTGGATGCGTGGATATTCCTCGCCGAGGGTGACCGCGAGCCACGGATAGGATTTGTCGTCACGATAGACGACGTTGAATCTTGGATCGTAGTGTTTGATCCAGGTGTATTCCAGTTGCAGTGCCTCTACCTCGGTCGACACCACAGTCCATTCGACGCTGCGAGCCGTGGTCACCATCCGACGGGTGCGCTCGTGCAAGGAGTCGAGGTTGGCGAAATAGGAATTGAGCCGGTTGCGTAGGTTCTTGGCCTTACCCACATAGATCACGCGGCCGTCGCGGTCGCGGAAGCGGTAGACGCCCGGGTCGGTGGGAATGGTTCCTGGCGCAGGACGGTAATCGACACTCACCTTTACCAGGTTAATCCGTTGCCCTGACAAGTCCGGGGCACGGTGCCGGGGTCGATTCGCCGGATATGGGCGCCTCCGACTGTGGGTGGGAGCGCGGTGACACCTCTCATGCCAGAGTCCCCCCGCGAGGGCAGGGCGGTCATCCCGGAGGGGGACGGAAAGTTAGTTCCAGTGAGGGAGGTGATCAATCGGGCACTCTCATAGCCTTAGGTGCATGAGGAAACGAACGGTATTGACAGCGTTTTTGGCGACCAGCCTCCTGGCCGTCCCCGTCGCCGCTCACGCTCTAACACCCCAAGACCGGCTCAACTCTGACTAT is a window encoding:
- the uvrC gene encoding excinuclease ABC subunit UvrC; the protein is MSVDYRPAPGTIPTDPGVYRFRDRDGRVIYVGKAKNLRNRLNSYFANLDSLHERTRRMVTTARSVEWTVVSTEVEALQLEYTWIKHYDPRFNVVYRDDKSYPWLAVTLGEEYPRIQVMRGDRKKGVRYFGPYSHAWAIRDTVDSLLRVFPARTCSPSEFKRARRMGRPCLLADIGKCAAPCVQRVSEAEHRAIVDDFCSFLGGNTSAVRKRLIAQMQEASENLEFEKAARVRDDLAALDKALEKQVVVLSEDTDCDVVGVADDDLQAAVQVFHVRNGRIRGQRGWIIDKPEPLGEAGIVESFFSQFYAEAAHDLPREILVPALPDDAEALSSWLREKRGARVVLRVPQRGDKRSLADTVRRNAEEALQRHKLKRASDLTSRSKALEELGEALEMAEAPLRIECYDVSQSHGSDVVASMVVFEEGLPRKSEYRRFVIKGERTDDLSALQETLRRRLKRLGDQPAGSPDEASVEAGHVIEDGELMENTDKKRFAYPPQLIVVDGGAPQVAAADAVFTELGVDTVHLAGLAKRLEEVWLPGDDYPVILSRSSEALYLLQRLRDEAHRFAISLHRSRRRKRMKTSALDSVPGLGPSKRKALLKRFGSVKQIRRADVAQLQEVEGIGPRLAGTIAQHLALESTDNGADDGRTGDTSAANAATPANGEEHSLAEQLVEQEQDDQDSS